A genomic segment from Methanolobus zinderi encodes:
- a CDS encoding 30S ribosomal protein S13, with the protein MADEEIRHLVRIMNTDLQGNQPVIYALTGIRGIGIRTSKIIVDSTGIDPNGLIGYLSDEDVAKLDSAINNFEGNMPKWMLNRQKDPLTGDDKHLLGQDIMLTLREDINTLKKIRAYRGLRHERGLKVRGQRTKSTGRRGSTIGVSKKK; encoded by the coding sequence ATGGCAGACGAAGAAATTAGACATCTTGTCCGTATCATGAATACTGACTTGCAGGGTAATCAACCTGTAATATATGCACTGACAGGTATTCGTGGTATTGGTATAAGGACATCAAAGATCATTGTGGACAGTACCGGAATCGACCCGAACGGGCTCATCGGATATCTTTCAGATGAGGACGTTGCAAAACTCGATTCAGCAATTAACAATTTTGAGGGCAACATGCCCAAGTGGATGCTCAACAGGCAGAAGGATCCGCTGACCGGGGACGACAAGCACCTGTTGGGACAGGACATTATGCTTACACTTAGAGAGGATATCAACACTCTCAAGAAGATCAGGGCATACCGTGGTCTAAGACACGAGAGAGGCCTGAAGGTCAGAGGCCAGAGAACAAAATCCACCGGCAGGCGTGGTTCAACCATCGGCGTTAGCAAGAAGAAGTAA
- a CDS encoding 30S ribosomal protein S4 translates to MGYPGKKRKSYDTPKHPWQATRMAGEVELVKKYGLRNKKELWKAHSILRRYRADARRLLAESAEGELTGHLKTESDQILARLIRYSIIHGDANIDDILGLETNSILERRLQTQVHRLGLARTPKQARQFITHGHIAIDGKRVTVPGMLISKEEEMRIDYYGTSPLASESHAERPAQVASSVAGVEKEE, encoded by the coding sequence ATGGGATATCCAGGTAAAAAGAGAAAGAGTTACGATACTCCAAAGCACCCCTGGCAGGCTACCAGGATGGCCGGTGAGGTTGAACTTGTCAAAAAGTACGGTCTCCGTAACAAGAAGGAGCTCTGGAAGGCACACAGTATTCTGAGAAGGTACAGGGCAGACGCCCGCAGACTTCTGGCAGAATCTGCAGAAGGAGAACTCACAGGTCACCTTAAGACAGAGTCTGACCAGATCCTTGCAAGGCTCATTCGCTATTCAATAATCCATGGCGATGCAAATATCGATGATATTCTCGGTCTGGAGACAAACTCCATTCTGGAGCGCAGGTTACAGACACAGGTCCACAGGCTCGGACTTGCACGCACTCCAAAGCAGGCAAGACAGTTCATTACCCATGGTCACATTGCCATCGACGGTAAGAGAGTAACTGTTCCTGGTATGCTGATCTCAAAAGAAGAGGAAATGCGTATCGATTACTATGGTACGTCTCCGCTTGCCAGTGAGAGCCATGCAGAAAGGCCGGCACAGGTAGCATCATCTGTAGCAGGAGTAGAGAAGGAGGAATAA